Below is a genomic region from Halobacterium sp. CBA1132.
CCGATGGTGTGACCGCCGGCGTCGCTGGCGCCGCGGCAGGCCGCGCGCATCACGCCACCGAGTCCGCCGCAGACGACGGTGTGCCCGCGCTCGGCGAGCAGCCGACCGACCTCGCGGGCGTTCTCGACGGCTTCGTCCGGTGGCGCGCTCGCGCCAATCACACTGACGCGCATCAGTAGTGGGTGAAGCCGTCGGTGTCGAGGTAGTTGTGCGCGACCGTAATCGTGTGGTCGGCGTGCAGGACTTCGGGGCCGACGCGCACGCGCTGGTCGCTGCGGTCCGCGAGGAACACGGCCTCCTCGTCGGTGAAGTCCTCGTGGTCGGAGAGCACGAAAATCGGGTCCTCGGGGGGTTCGACGGCCGCGAGCGCGTCGCCGTCCTCGTGGAGTTCGACGACGGTGCCGTCGAGGTCGTCCAGCACAGTCCGGAACCCGCGCTTGGAGACGTGGATGCCGGGCGTCGACTCGGCCTCGCGGTGGCCGATGGCGCGGTCTTTCGCCTCCAGCGCTTGCTTGAGCAGGCCGGCGATGTTTCGCTCGTCGGGGTTCATGTACCGCAGGTCGCTGCCGTCGATGCGGACGGTCACCTCGTCAGCGAGCACGAGGTGGACCTGAACGTCCCGCCGGAGGTCGTGCGAGAGGAACAGCGCGGCGTTGACGCAGCGGCAGAGCACGTCCAGCCGCCCCGCGCCGCCCGCGAGGTCGTCCAACGAGAAGTCGGGGTCGGTCGGCGCGTGGTGGCCGAGAACGACGAACTGTCTCATAGCGGGTGTGTCGAGCGGGCGGGGCTTACGTGGTTCGGAGGCCATCGGCAGGAAGCGCACCAGCGCTCGGTGAGGCCCCAGTGTGGGCCGGGACGAAGTCGCACGCTGCGCGGTCGGGACCGAAGAGTACGTACCAGCGGCCCGCGACAGAACGCCCATGACAGTCTTAGAGGACGCGCGACGGGTGCTCGCGGAGGGCCCGATTTGCGACGCGTGCGTGGGTCGGTGTTTCGCGGAGCGGAGTTTCGGGTTGACGAACGCGGAGCGCGGGCGGGCGCTCCGGACGACTGCGGCGCTGGAGGACGACGAGCCGTACGAGGCCGTCGACCCCTCGGAGTGTTGGGTCTGCGAGGGCGCGTCGGGGCGCTTCGACGAGTTCGCGGAGTTGGTCGTCGAGGCGCTCTCCGAGCAGCGCTTCGACACGTACCAGGTGGGGACGCGAGCGCCGCCGCTCGTGGAGGAGAACGAGACGATGCTGCGGGACATCGCGGACCTCGACGAGGACGCCGGCGAACTGTTCAAGTCCGAGTGCAACCGCGAGGTCGGCAAGCGCGTCGGGCAGGCGACGGGCGCGGACGTGGACTTCGAGCGCCCGGACGTGCTGGCGGTGCTGGATGTCGAGGACGAGACCGTCGACGTGACGGTGAACTCGGCGTTCGTCTACGGTCGCTACCGGAAACTCGAACGCGGGATTCCGCAGACGAAGTGGCCCTGCAGCGACTGCAACGGCACCGGAACGCTCGTGGATTCGCCGTGCCCGCACTGCGACGGCACGGGCTTCCTCTACCCGGAGAGCGTCGAGCAGTTGACCGCGCCGCCCGTCAT
It encodes:
- a CDS encoding tRNA pseudouridine(54/55) synthase Pus10; translated protein: MTVLEDARRVLAEGPICDACVGRCFAERSFGLTNAERGRALRTTAALEDDEPYEAVDPSECWVCEGASGRFDEFAELVVEALSEQRFDTYQVGTRAPPLVEENETMLRDIADLDEDAGELFKSECNREVGKRVGQATGADVDFERPDVLAVLDVEDETVDVTVNSAFVYGRYRKLERGIPQTKWPCSDCNGTGTLVDSPCPHCDGTGFLYPESVEQLTAPPVIEAMDGESASFHGAGREDIDALMLGTGRPFVVEVDEPQERHPDADALEDAINEYADEKVEVEGLRLASYEMVARVKELDARKRYRAQVEFGEPVTEDAFEAALLELDGATIQQETPQRVKHRRAEKVREREVYDIDGELTDDTHAVVEVEGEGGLYIKELVSSDEGRTEPSLAGVLGVDAVVTALDVVTVEGERDEFEDEEFFLE
- the trmY gene encoding tRNA (pseudouridine(54)-N(1))-methyltransferase TrmY yields the protein MRQFVVLGHHAPTDPDFSLDDLAGGAGRLDVLCRCVNAALFLSHDLRRDVQVHLVLADEVTVRIDGSDLRYMNPDERNIAGLLKQALEAKDRAIGHREAESTPGIHVSKRGFRTVLDDLDGTVVELHEDGDALAAVEPPEDPIFVLSDHEDFTDEEAVFLADRSDQRVRVGPEVLHADHTITVAHNYLDTDGFTHY